One part of the Rutidosis leptorrhynchoides isolate AG116_Rl617_1_P2 chromosome 1, CSIRO_AGI_Rlap_v1, whole genome shotgun sequence genome encodes these proteins:
- the LOC139896593 gene encoding F-box only protein 8-like, protein MSDHIPFEIQTEIIKNLPVKSLIRFRSVSKPWKSLIDSSEFIVNYHVNHSQLQHHLLVMYVDAQKLYEWNLEDEKYLSIADDDSFPQNKFPLIAPTSVKQLGRLPIMLGTSQGLFSFYKNSLPGDGNNLMTVVIWNPTIEKSVSVVVPNVLQNHPFRTVVGFGVCPRTMDPMLVKVTYISSLEYDMTIFIPSQVEIFTLSSGAWRSSSNNMPRKSILVTRNQVNVDRFIYWLATDRIPRGDGYYLNSMILSFDMISEEFADIYLPDSLAQLGDSKLFIRKLRTSLVMLEINREVEKREYCVWRMENGAPNSFEKLFVIKAPYASLLRKIDGVLGFRKTGKPIIEVLYDTDERNALFVYEPESEQINDIGIYGAGFPYLASSYVETLLLLNH, encoded by the coding sequence atGTCCGACCACATTCCTTTTGAAATTCAAACCGAAATTATTAAAAATCTCCCTGTTAAATCATTGATTCGATTCAGATCGGTTTCAAAACCGTGGAAGTCTCTGATCGATAGCTCTGAATTCATCGTTAATTATCACGTCAACCACTCTCAGCTGCAGCATCATCTGCTTGTAATGTACGTTGATGCACAAAAATTATATGAGTGGAATTTAGAAGATGAAAAATATCTATCAATTGCGGATGATGACAGTTTTCCCCAAAACAAGTTTCCCCTAATTGCTCCAACTTCTGTCAAACAACTGGGCAGGCTCCCAATAATGTTAGGTACCTCTCAAGGTCTGTTTTCTTTTTACAAAAATTCTTTACCGGGTGATGGGAACAATCTGATGACTGTTGTCATTTGGAATCCTACAATTGAAAAATCAGTTAGTGTTGTTGTGCCTAATGTATTACAAAATCACCCCTTTCGGACTGTTGTTGGCTTCGGGGTTTGTCCTCGAACCATGGATCCTATGCTTGTCAAGGTTACTTATATTTCTTCTTTAGAATACGATATGACAATTTTTATCCCTTCCCAAGTTGAGATTTTTACATTGAGTTCAGGGGCATGGAGGAGTTCATCTAATAATATGCCTCGTAAATCAATTCTAGTGACAAGGAACCAGGTTAACGTAGATAGGTTTATATATTGGCTTGCTACTGATAGGATTCCCAGGGGTGATGGCTATTATTTGAATAGCATGATTTTATCATTTGATATGATCTCTGAAGAATTTGCAGACATTTATCTTCCAGATAGTTTGGCACAACTTGGTGACTCTAAATTGTTTATACGCAAATTAAGGACATCTCTTGTGATGCTTGAAATCAATAGGGAGGTTGAGAAACGAGAATATTGTGTATGGAGGATGGAAAATGGTGCCCCAAACTCATTTGAAAAGTTATTCGTTATTAAGGCACCATATGCATCGTTATTAAGAAAAATAGATGGGGTACTAGGATTTAGAAAAACCGGGAAACCTATAATTGAGGTGTTGTATGATACTGATGAACGAAATGCACTTTTTGTTTATGAACCTGAGTCGGAGCAAATCAATGATATTGGTATCTATGGAGCTGGGTTTCCTTACTTAGCAAGTTCATATGTGGAAACACTACTATTACTTAATCACTGA